Proteins encoded together in one Porites lutea chromosome 2, jaPorLute2.1, whole genome shotgun sequence window:
- the LOC140928054 gene encoding peptide deformylase, mitochondrial-like encodes MAFSPVKLSKFGFLYNGLYISCRHVSKWIPSSLRTLLNIDSLQARQVGDPILREQAEIVDISTIHSPEFKQMVERMFKVMRKAKGQGIAAPQIGVGLQVFAMEYTGQHMKELKDQGCSDKEMKRMGIALVPPRVFVNPEIRIIDSTLLAFREGCLSIEGYSALVPRAKEIEITALDMEAHPITWRTMGWPARIIQHEMDHLKGNLYIDTMMYKSFMKNDWGNYIKK; translated from the coding sequence ATGGCATTTTCTCCCgtaaaattgtcaaaatttggGTTTCTTTATAATGGACTTTACATCAGCTGTCGTCACGTTTCGAAATGGATTCCCAGCTCCCTCAGAACTCTTTTGAATATTGATAGTCTTCAAGCTCGTCAAGTCGGCGATCCCATCTTACGAGAACAAGCAGAGATTGTAGACATTTCAACTATCCACTCCCCCGAATTTAAGCAGATGGTGGAGCGAATGTTCAAGGTTATGAGGAAAGCGAAAGGTCAGGGAATCGCTGCCCCTCAGATTGGCGTTGGGCTTCAAGTATTTGCAATGGAGTATACAGGACAACACATGAAGGAATTGAAAGATCAAGGATGCAGTGATAAAGAGATGAAGCGCATGGGTATTGCACTAGTTCCACCAAGAGTGTTTGTAAACCCTGAAATTAGGATAATTGACTCCACTTTGTTGGCATTCCGCGAGGGGTGTTTAAGCATAGAGGGTTATTCTGCACTTGTACCCCGAGCTAAAGAGATTGAAATTACTGCTTTGGATATGGAAGCTCACCCTATCACATGGAGGACTATGGGTTGGCCAGCAAGAATCATTCAGCATGAGATGGATCACTTAAAGGGGAACCTGTATATTGATACTATGATGTACAAGTCATTTATGAAAAATGACTGGGGAAATTACATCAAAAAGtag
- the LOC140928055 gene encoding uncharacterized protein has product MAADSSFHWPADRKDIYKFPERVVLWDEDEAEDKQIKQVGASACGATAALNVLKLLGKNAVVDAAIKAVDTKLRDLDAPLPQYLLSRSVAGTTHTDLIKGLDKLSQGNVIGHFFHMFPARDFDLSIWLKYWLSNGGIPLATLNCQKVRLSDGTIPDAWHHQVICGVSKNGVHLINPNEVIPFGVVSKQLCSDSVLLIRRNDVLQRWNNTLDYLCWNSEGDRWKELNVQEQIDLMVKEETLLLLHGNEIKYKELLMTHITIPAIYKSGITIFVLRDSKAHKLLKNADELPLLETACSDVLDSEKQTMCNEGTLSVNV; this is encoded by the exons atggcGGCAGATTCGTCGTTTCACTGGCCTGCAGACAGAAAAGACATATATAAGTTTCCGGAGAGAGTAGTTCTGTGGGACGAGGATGAGGCCGAagataaacaaattaaacaagttGGAGCCTCAGCCTGCGGGGCTACTGCAGCGTTGAACGTGTTG AAGTTGCTTGGAAAGAATGCAGTGGTTGATGCTGCCATTAAAGCTGTCGACACAAAATTAAGGGATCTTGACGCTCCTTTACCTCAGTACCTCTTGTCGCGCAGTGTAGCAGGAACAACACATACTGACCTTATCAAGGGTCTTGACAAGTTGTCTCAGGGTAATGTTATCGGACATTTTTTTCACATGTTCCCTGCTCGTGACTTTGACTTGTCAATCTGGTTAAAATACTGGCTTAGTAATGGTGGGATACCTTTGGCAACACTCAATTGTCAAAAGGTCCGTTTGTCAGATGGAACAATCCCAGATGCTTGGCATCACCAAGTTATTTGTGGTGTTAGCAAGAATGGTGTACATCTCATTAACCCAAATGAAGTGATTCCATTTGGTGTTGTTTCCAAACAGCTCTGTAGTGATTCAGTGCTTCTTATTCGTCGTAATGATGTGTTGCAAAGATGGAACAATACCCTTGACTACTTGTGTTGGAATTCAGAGGGAGATAGATGGAAGGAATTGAATGTGCAGGAGCAAATTGATCTTATGGTAAAAGAGGAAACTTTACTACTACTCCATGGTAATGAGATCAAATACAAGGAGCTGTTGATGACACATATTACCATCCCTGCTATATATAAATCGGGCAttactatttttgttttgagaGATTCTAAAGCTCACAAACTTTTAAAGAATGCCGATGAGCTACCCTTGCTGGAAACTGCTTGTAGTGATGTTCTTGACAGTGAGAAACAAACTATGTGCAATGAGGGGACATTGAGTGTTAATGTATAA